From the genome of Symphalangus syndactylus isolate Jambi chromosome 7, NHGRI_mSymSyn1-v2.1_pri, whole genome shotgun sequence, one region includes:
- the WDR97 gene encoding LOW QUALITY PROTEIN: WD repeat-containing protein 97 (The sequence of the model RefSeq protein was modified relative to this genomic sequence to represent the inferred CDS: substituted 1 base at 1 genomic stop codon), protein MTAKSWELLGSGTAVAEMEAEAWEAEGYNLVLDSDLYDADGYDVPDPGLLTEKNELTFTEPSQVLPFLTSSQQWQSLTPRARARQLWLLLRTSLQEVVEKEKRAELRVARLTHGLEPLRRLEVAAGLRSVAQDPVGGRFVVLDGAGRLHLHKEDGWAQETLLAPVGLTGLVTVLGPLGAVGRFVGWGPAGLAILRPNLSLLWLSEQGVGRAPGWAPTCCLPVPDLRLLLVAEMDGSLALWQFRSGGRRLVLRGSPLHPPPSPTGRLMRLAVAPVPPHHVLRCFAAYGSAVLTFDLHAWTLLDVRRDLHKTTISDLAYCEEVEAMVTASRDSTVKVWEADWQIRMVFVGHTGPVTAMAVLPNTNLVVSASQDGTLRTWDLQAAAQVGEVALGFWGQDKLSRRVGRLLAPVRPGWPVLSLCASSMQLWRVRELYSPLAQLPAKVLHVQVAPALPVPAHQSLPMRLVCACADGSVYLLSAATGRIVSSLLLEPEDCAAAVAYCLPREALWLLTRAGHLVRANAARCPMSVLHRVCPPPPPAPQPCCLHLYSHLTDLGGAFSSWXVVRQHWGELRCSAVACARKNKNRYLPVVGHTDGTLSVLEWLSSKTVFQTEAHSPGPVLAIASTWNSIVSSGGDLTVKMWRVFPYAEESLSLLRTFSCCYPAVVLCALGRRVTVGFEDPDSATYGLVQFGLGDSPRLDHRPQDDPTDHITGLCCCPALKLYACSSLDCTIRIWTAENRLLRLLQLNGAPQALAFCSNSGDLVLALGSRLCLVSHRLYLPTSYLVEKMCQKAPDMVDDPPLPLMSQESLTSAQLQRLTNLHGAAGLSKALSLIHRRRATSQHLVSKEDLDALVARDRDLQQLRLGLVVPAARPPPSWQQRQEGFDNYLRLIYGSGLLGMQSGRESQQWSARTLTVERETRDVCALPQAAHCLARAEVSTAAQTVPTALSPRDLGALGQHFSQPPRVTVPIPPSHRRVHSKASQLLARSSLSHYLGISLDLQLRGRTTMALDLPSSHLQCRIPLLPKRRSKEPLSSLRGFFPATVQPHKHCLRPICFPGYVPNSVVLQQMWLNAEPGASQDALWLWRPRPSQAQWQRKLLQWMGEKPGEEAEEDQKEEEEEEEDEKLDRASASLSPHSNQQLDSCELEDQSAVDWTQEPRQHTCEAARTHPHPWHRHGSLLLDEHYGHLPKFLHFFIHQTWFKKLFPIFSLQAYPEAGTMEGLASLLVALLEETMWVDRVHILRVLLRLLPNTSSDLQDQLQGLLVHLLNLDQPPSLQDQTQKKFVMLALQLLLACSLESRDVVLELMCYFLSSPVHCRPELKKLLHRLGLQDPEGFLFKEMMTWVQGPDLESKAGLRTRCCQKLEDMIQQLQETQSQTSVVSGAPTRASVTPSGTSWSPSSIFGRLSRVSEVPVMVSSAELHSLAPELQAQRTLAPTRSWGTRQLRLGVLSETLKNFCPEAEARLHPAGPAQLPGEPPPLEETDWSHSQLLDLGPIDALNFFCEQLRAQQRSSLQEEAAHPHPHPPVPDTVAPVPDMVVPPPREHWYHPIFRLQEAKAQRSARSAKRLRGPMPSRLCAGRTLDGPIRTLKLPLPRVEPQPFPLDWPTPPRPLPPRLLQPALQRYFLPEDADPDTYS, encoded by the exons ATGACCGCTAAGTCCTGGGAGCTGTTGGGCTCTGGGACCGCAGTTGCTGAAATGGAGGCAGAGGCGTGGGAGGCAGAAGGCTACAACCTAGTTCTGGACTCGGACCTGTATGATGCAGATGGCTATGATGTCCCAGACCCTGGGCTGCTCACCGAAAAGAATG AGTTGACTTTCACGGAGCCGTCGCAGGTCCTGCCCTTTTTGACCAGCAGCCAACAGTGGCAAAGCCTGACCCCGCGCGCGCGCGCCCGCCAACTGTGGCTGCTTCTGCGCACCAGCCTCCAGGAGGTCGTGGAAAAG GAGAAGAGAGCCGAGCTGCGCGTGGCGCGCCTGACGCATGGGCTGGAACCACTGCGCCGCCTGGAGGTGGCAGCCGGGCTGCGCTCGGTGGCGCAGGACCCGGTGGGTGGACGCTTCGTGGTGCTGGACGGCGCAGGCCGCCTGCACCTTCACAAGGAAGACGGCTGGGCACAGGAGACGCTGCTGGCGCCTGTCGGGCTTACGGGGCTGGTGACCGTGCTGGGCCCGCTGGGTGCCGTGGGCCGTTTTGTAGGCTGGGGCCCCGCGGGGCTGGCCATCCTGAGGCCCAACCTCAGCCTGCTGTGGCTGAGCGAGCAGGGGGTGGGCAGGGCCCCGGGTTGGGCGCCCACCTGCTGCCTGCcggttcctgacctcaggctgcTGCTCGTTGCGGAGATGGACGGCAGCCTGGCGCTCTGGCAGTTCCGCTCAGGTGGTCGCCGCCTGGTGCTGCGAGGGTCACCACTGCACCCGCCCCCGAGCCCAACGGGCAGGCTCATGCGTCTGGCTGTGGCGCCGGTTCCTCCCCACCACGTCCTGCGCTGCTTCGCGGCCTATGGCTCGGCCGTGCTCACTTTCGATCTGCATGCCTGGACTCTCCTAGATGTGCGCCGGGATTTGCACAAAAC CACCATCTCGGACCTGGCTTACTGCGAGGAAGTAGAGGCAATGGTGACAGCTTCCCGGGACAGCACCGTGAAGGTGTGGGAGGCTGACTGGCAGATCCGGATGGTGTTCGTGGGCCACACAG GCCCGGTGACGGCTATGGCTGTGCTCCCGAACACGAACCTGGTGGTGTCGGCCTCGCAGGACGGGACGCTACGCACCTGGGACCTGCAGGCGGCGGCGCAGGTGGGCGAGGTAGCGCTGGGCTTCTGGGGCCAGGACAAGCTGTCCCGGCGCGTGGGCCGTCTGCTGGCGCCGGTGCGCCCGGGCTGGCCGGTGCTGTCCCTGTGCGCGAGCAGCATGCAGCTGTGGCGCGTACGCGAGCTCTACTCGCCGTTGGCGCAACTGCCCGCCAAGGTGCTCCACGTGCAGGTGGCGCCCGCGTTGCCCGTGCCCGCGCACCAGTCGCTGCCTATGCGCCTCGTGTGCGCGTGCGCTGATGGCTCGGTCTACCTCCTGTCGGCTGCCACCGGGCGCATAGTGAGCTCACTGCTGCTGGAGCCGGAGGACTGCGCGGCAGCCGTGGCCTACTGCCTGCCGCGTGAGGCGCTGTGGCTGCTGACCAGGGCCGGGCACCTGGTCCGCGCCAACGCAGCACGCTGCCCCATGAGCGTGCTGCACCGCGTGTGCCCGCCGCCGCCCCCTGCGCCGCAGCCTTGCTGTCTGCACCTGTACAGCCACCTCACGGATCTCGGAGGCGCCTTCTCCTCCTGGTAGGTCGTGCGCCAGCACTGGGGCGAGTTGCGCTGCAGCGCTGTGGCCTGCGCCCGGAAGAACAAGAACCG GTACCTGCCAGTGGTGGGGCACACGGACGGCACGCTGTCGGTGCTGGAGTGGCTCTCGTCGAAGACTGTCTTCCAAACGGAGGCGCACAGCCCGGGCCCGGTTCTCGCCATCGCATCCACCTGGAACAGCATTGTGTCTTCTG GTGGGGACCTGACGGTGAAGATGTGGCGCGTCTTCCCCTACGCCGAGGAGAGCCTGAGCCTGCTGCGCACCTTCTCCTGCTGCTACCCGGCCGTGGTGCTCTGTGCTCTAGGCAGACGCGTCACCGTGGGCTTTGAGGACCCAGACAGCGCTACCTACGGCCTGGTGCAGTTTGGCCTGGGCGACAGTCCGCGATTAGACCACCGGCCCCAGGACGACCCCACGGACCACATCACTG GCCTGTGCTGCTGCCCTGCGCTCAAGCTGTATGCCTGCTCCAGCCTGGACTGCACCATTCGCATCTGGACCGCTGAGAACCGCCTTCTGCG GCTCCTGCAGCTGAATGGTGCCCCTCAGGCCCTGGCTTTCTGCAGCAACAGTGGAGACCTGGTGCTGGCACTGGGATCCCGCCTCTGCCTGGTGTCCCATAGGCTCTACCTGCCTACATCCTACCTAGTTGAG AAGATGTGCCAGAAGGCCCCAGACATGGTGGACGACCCTCCGCTGCCACTGATGAGCCAGGAGTCACTGACTTCCGCCCAACTGCAGAGGCTCACCAACCTCCATGGGGCAGCCGGCCTCAG caaggccttgtctctcaTCCATCGTCGGAGAGCAACATCTCAGCACCTGGTGTCGAAGGAG GACTTGGACGCCCTAGTGGCTCGGGACCGAGACCTTCAGCAGTTGAGGCTGGGGCTAGTGGTCCCGGCAGCCCGGCCCCCACCCTCCTGGCAGCAGCGCCAGGAAGGCTTTGACAATTACCTCCGTCTGATCTACGGCTCTGGCCTGCTG GGCATGCAGTCTGGAAGGGAGTCCCAGCAGTGGAGCGCCAGGACCCTCACAGTGGAGAGAGAGACCCGGGATGTGTGTGCCCTACCCCAAGCTGCCCACTGTCTTGCCCGGGCTGAGGTCAGCACTGCAGCCCAAACAGTGCCAACAGCCCTGTCCCCACGGGACCTGGGGGCCCTGGGCCAGCACTTCTCCCAGCCTCCCCGAGTCACAGTGCCGATCCCACCCTCCCACCGTAGGGTGCACAGCAAGGCATCCCAG CTTCTGGCCCGCTCCTCACTGAGCCACTACCTGGGCATCAGTCTGGATCTGCAGCTCCGAGGGAGGACGACCATGGCCCTGGACCTGCCATCCTCCCACTTGCAGTGCAGG ATCCCACTGCTGCCAAAGAGACGGTCCAAGGAACCTCTCTCTAGCCTCAGAGGCTTCTTTCCTGCCACCGTACAGCCCCACAAG CACTGCCTGAGGCCCATCTGCTTCCCCGGCTATGTGCCCAACTCTGTGGTGCTACAGCAGATGTGGCTAAATGCGGAG CCAGGGGCAAGCCAGGATGCCCTGTGGTTGTGGCGCCCCAGGCCATCCCAAGCCCAGTGGCAGAGGAAGCTGCTCCAGTGGATGGGGGAGAAGCCTGGGGAGGAGGCGGAGGAAGaccagaaggaagaggaggaggaggaggaagacgagAAGCTGGACCGGGCCTCAGCTTCCCTGAGCCCACACTCCAACCAGCAGCTGGATTCCTGCGAACTGGAGGATCAG AGTGCTGTGGACTGGACCCAGGAGCCCCGGCAGCACACCTGCGAGGCTGCCAGGACCCACCCTCATCCCTGGCACCGTCATGGGAGTTTGCTCTTGGATGAGCATTATGGGCATCTGCCCAAGTTTCTGCATTTCTTCATCCACCAGACCTGGTTCAAAAAGTTATTCCCCATCTTCAGCCTGCAG GCGTACCCGGAGGCGGGCACGATGGAGGGCCTGGCCTCGCTGTTGGTGGCCCTGCTGGAGGAGACCATGTGGGTCGACCGTGTGCACATCCTGCGGGTGCTACTGAGACTGCTGCCCAACACGAGCAGTGATCTCCAAGACCAGCTGCAGGGCCTGCTCGTACACTTGCTCAACCTGGACCAGCCCCCTAGCCTCCAG GACCAGACGCAGAAGAAGTTCGTGATGCTGGCACTGCAGCTGCTCCTGGCCTGCTCCCTGGAGTCCCGGGATGTGGTGCTGGAGCTCATGTGCTACTTCCTCTCCTCTCCGGTGCACTGCCG GCCAGAGCTCAAGAAGCTGCTGCACAGGCTGGGCCTTCAGGACCCGGAAGGCTTCCTGTTCAAGGAGATGATGACCTGGGTCCAGGGCCCAGACCTGGAGTCCAAGGCCGGCCTGCGCACTCGCTGCTGCCAGAAACTGGAGGACATGATCCAGCAGCTTCAG GAGACCCAGTCGCAGACGTCAGTGGTCTCTGGGGCACCCACGCGCGCCTCTGTGACACCCTCGGGCACCTCCTGGTCGCCCTCCAGCATCTTCGGGAGGCTCTCGCGCGTCTCAGAGGTGCCTGTGATGGTCTCATCTGCGGAGCTGCACTCTTTAGCCCCGGAGCTCCAGGCCCAGCGGACGCTGGCACCCACACGCAGCTGGGGGACCCGCCAGCTCCGTCTCGGAGTGCTCTCCGAGACGCTGAAGAACTTCTGCCCGGAGGCCGAGGCCCGCCTGCACCCTGCTGGGCCTGCTCAGCTGCCCGGAGAGCCGCCGCCGCTGGAGGAGACCGACTGGTCACACTCGCAGCTGCTGGACTTGGGCCCCATCGATGCGCTCAACTTCTTCTGTGAGCAGCTGCGGGCGCAGCAGCGGAGCTCGCTCCAGGAGGAGGCTGCGCACCCACATCCGCACCCACCAGTGCCCGACACGGTGGCGCCGGTGCCCGACATGGTGGTGCCACCTCCACGGGAGCACTG GTACCACCCCATCTTCCGGCTGCAGGAGGCCAAGGCGCAAAGGTCCGCAAGGTCCGCGAAGAGACTGAGGG GCCCGATGCCGTCCCGGCTCTGTGCCGGCCGCACCCTGGACGGCCCCATCCGGACGCTGAAGCTGCCGCTGCCGCGTGTGGAGCCTCAGCCTTTCCCCCTGGACTGGCCCACGCCCCCGCGCCCGCTGCCCCCGCGGCTCCTGCAGCCCGCCCTGCAGCGCTACTTTCTGCCAGAGGACGCGGACCCTGACACCTACAGCTGA